From the Alteromonas sp. CI.11.F.A3 genome, the window ACGGGCAACTTCCGCTAACTCTTCTTCAGATAAATCATTGTCACGTTCGGCAATTAATTTACCTGCACGCTCTACCGCTTCATCTAATAGCTCAACCAATTTAACCGTACCGCCAGTACGGGTTTTAAATGGCTTTCCGTCACTGCCTAACATCATACCGAATGGGCAATGCTCGTAGGTTTGAGTGGTTTCCATAAAGCCTGCTTTACGGCCCACAATTTCGGTTTGCTTGAAATGTAGCGCTTGGCGAGCGTCGGTAAGAATTAGGGTTCTATCGGCGTTTAACGTGCCGCTGCGATAGCGCATAGCCGCTAAATCTGTGGTCGCATATAAATAACCGCCACCAGATTTTTGCACAATATAGACTGCTGGATTGCCTTCTTTATCGGCCAATTCAGGAATGAAAACCACTTGAGCGCCTTGGTCTTCTACCGCAATCTCTTTTGCTTTTAACTCACTAATTACGTTAGCTAAGTCGTGGTTATAGGCCGACTCACCCATGATATCTTCGCGAGTTAAGCTTACGTTTAGTTTTTTATAAACGTCTTCAGAGTGTGCAATAGACACATCAATGAACTTTTCCCATAAGCTTAGGCATTTTTCATCACCGCCTTGAAGCTTAACGACGTATTCACGTGCACGATCGGCAAAGCCTTCTTCGTCGTCGAAACGTACTTTTGCTTCACGGTAGAAATCTTCCAAGTCAGACAATGCCGTTTCAGCCACTTCTTGTTCAAGTTTGTCTGACAAATGCGCCAACAACATACCAAACTGCGTACCCCAATCACCCATGTGATTTTGGCGAATGACCTTGTGGCCTAAAAACTCTAATACTTTCACCACAGCGTCACCAATAATGGTGGTACGTAAATGCCCTACGTGCATTTCTTTCGCTAGGTTTGGTGAAGAGTAATCTACCACTACGGTTTGTACTGGCGATTTTGCAACCCCAATGCGTGGATCGTTTAGGGCCAATTCACACTGATTTGCCAACCACTCATTGTTCAAATGAACATTGATGAAACCTGGGCCGGCCACTTCTAATTTACTGGCCACATCATCAAGCTTTACAATCTCAACAATCTTTTCTGCAATATCGCGAGGCTTTTGTCTAAGCTGTTTCGCCAACGCCATTGCGCCATTGAATTGATATTCACCAAATTCAGGACGAGCACTGCGCGATACAGGAATAGGTGCGTTTTCAACACCCATTGTTTCTAAAGCTTCACTAAATCGATTAATTAATAATGCATGTATATTCATAGTTATTCTTTATCTTAATTTTCGCGCGTGTTTTTAAATTCGATGTCTGGGTAACGTTCTTGCGACAACTGTAAGTTCACTCTAGTAGGGGCGATATACGTAAGGTTATCGCCACCATCTAGTGCAAGGTTTTGCTCACCCTTGCGGCGGAACTCATCCAGCTTTTTCTCGTCTTTACAGTACACCCATCGGGCAGTGTTTACGTTAATGTGCTCGTACAATGCATCAACATTGTATTCTGCCTTCAAACGGGCGACGACCACGTCAAACTGAAGTACACCTACCGCACCTACAATGAGGTCATTATTGGCAAGCGGCCTAAATACCTGAACCGCACCTTCTTCTGAAAGCTGGATAAGGCCTTTTAGCAATTGCTTCTGTTTTAGCGGGTCGCGTAATCGAATACGTTTAAATAATTCTGGTGCAAAGTTAGGGATACCACTGAAGCGATAGTTATCACCTGAGGTAAAAGTATCACCAATTCGAATGGTCCCGTGGTTGTGCAGGCCAATAATATCTCCTGCATACGCCTCTTCTAGCAAGGCTCTATCGCCGGCTAAAAAGGTTAAAGCATCGGAAATACGTACATCTTTGCCAAGTCGTGAGTGACGCATTTTCATGCCCTTCTCATACTTGCCCGATACAATACGGCAAAATGCGATACGGTCACGGTGTTTAGGATCCATATTCGCCTGAATTTTGAATACAAAACCGCTGAACTTGGTATCTGTTGATTCAACTGGGCTTTCATCAGTCTCACGGCCTTGTGGCGCGGGAGCCCATTCAACCATGCCATCAAGCATATGGTCGACACCAAAGTTACCCAATGCAGTACCAAAAAATACTGGGGTAAGCTGGCCGTCTAAAAAGAGCTCTTTATCAAAGTCGTTTGATGCACCGCGAACAAGTTCTAGCTCATCACGCAAGGTTTCAGCCAGGTCGCTACCAATGGCATCTTCAAGCTCAGGGTTATCTAGCCCTTTTAAAATACGAACGTCTTGGATGGTGTGCCCATGCCCACTTTGGTACAAAATGGTTTCGTCACGATAAAGGTGATAAACCCCTTTAAAGCTTTTCCCGCAACCGATTGGCCAGGTAATTGGCGCGCAAAGAATATCGAGTTCGCTCTCAACTTCGTCCATTACTTCTAGTGGATCGCGTATATCGCGGTCGAGCTTATTCATAAAGGTTAGGATAGGCGTATCACGTAAACGGGTAACTTCCATCAATTTACGGGTTCTATCCTCTACCCCTTTCGCAGCATCGATAACCATTAAGCAAGAATCTACTGCGGTAAGCGTACGGTAGGTATCTTCCGAGAAATCTTCGTGTCCGGGCGTATCCAGTAAGTTAACCAGATGGTCGTTGTAAGGAAATTGCATTACAGAGGTAGTTACAGATATACCACGCTCTTTTTCCATCTCCATCCAATCTGACTTCGCATGTTGGCCAGACTTTTTACCTTTTACCGTACCTGCGGTTTGCAGGGCGTTTCCGAACAACAGTACTTTTTCAGTAATGGTGGTTTTACCCGCATCTGGATGCGAGATAATAGCGAACGTTCTTCGCTTATTGATTTCGTTTAGAAAATCGGCATTTGCCATGAAAAATCGGTCCCGTTTCGTACCCGTAATGGTACTTCAGTCTTGAGTATTTACTCGCTTTGCTTAGTGTCGTTCTTACAGTCGTACTAACTTGTGCTACGTGCTTTTGCTAACTGCTTTTGCACACAAGATAACGAAGGGACGCCAAGCATCACGCCTTCCCCTTTAAAGCCTTATTTGGCACCCAAAAAGTGGAAAGCATTGAGGGAGTATAAAAATGCCGCTTATTATACATTTGTGGCAGCTAAAAACACGCTCTGCTGACGTTTTTCTATTAACTCACCGTTAAATATTCTCTGATGGATAAATTCGTGATTTCAGAGATGAAAATAGTGCTGGCAAAAGAGCTGCTAAAAGAGGCGAAAAGAGGCGAGAAGAGAGCCAATTAAAGACATAGTAGCGGGATTAGTGATAGGGCTGAAAAGAGCGCTGTTAAAGCTGTGGTGAAAGTGTTTTTTTAGGCAGAGATAACTGCCGTGATGAGAGAGCTAAAGAAAAGATTTCATAACCTCATATTCTCTAAAACTCAGAATTTTTTAATCTCATGATCTATTGATAGCAAAACGGGCGGCTCAACACCTTGCTATTATGTTGCGCCGCCGTTCTTTTTAATATTTAACCTTTTAAAACGCTAACGATTTAACAAACTCAAGCTTAAGCTGTGCGCGCATCTAAGGAACCACTGAATCGAGTTGCTACCAGCGCTGCTAAACAAATCACGCCACCCACCCAGGCGGTATCTCGTAATTCCATGCCTTCAACAATTGCACCACCTAACACTGAACCCAGTGCAATGCCAATATTGAACGCAGCAATATTTAACCCTGATGCCACATCTACCGCATTTGGGGTGTATCGCTCGGCTAATTTCACCACATATACTTGCAAGCCAGGTACATTACCAAAGGCAAATGCGCCCCACACCAATACGGTTAATACAGCACCTATTTGGGTGTTCATGGTAAATGTTAGGGTAAATAGTATGAGCGCGAGAGCAGTAAAAATAATAGTAAGCGCTTTTATGGGCCCTTTCTTATCGGCAAGTTTACCGCCATAAATATTACCAATGGCCACAGACACTCCGTAAACCAGCATGATAATGCTTACCGCAGAAGGCGCAAAACCGCTCTCTTGCTGTAATATAGGGGCTAAATAGGTGAATGCGGTAAAAGTGCCGCCGTAGCCTAATATGGTCATCAGATACACTAACAATAAACGGGGCTGCACTAACACCTTAATTTGATCTTTTAGTGTGGCAGGTTTCGCCTGCTTCAAATTGTTCGGCACTAAAAATGCGCTGCCAATTAATGCTAAAAAACCTAATGCAGATACCACTAAAAAGGTGGCTCGCCAGCCAAAGGTTTGGCCAATCCACGTACCTAATGGCACGCCTGTTACCAGTGCAACGGTTAAACCAGTAAACATAATGGCAATAGCACTGGCTTCTTTGTCTTTACTTACCAAACCTGTGGCAATGGTAGAACCGATAGAGAAGAACACGCCATGGGCAAGCCCTGTTAAAATGCGTGCCATGATCAAGCTCTCATAACTGGGGGCTTGCCATGCCAGTAAGTTGCCACCGACAAACAGTGCCATTAGCGTTAACAGCACGTGTTTTCTATTCCATTTTCCGGTTAACGCAGTTAACACCGGCGCACCAATGGCCACGCCAAGGGCGTATAAGCTAACCAGTAAACCCGCGCTAGGCAGTGAAACACCTAAATCGGCAGCAATAGTAGGAACTAAACCAACAATAACAAATTCAGTGGTGCCTATAGCAAACGCACTGAGGGTTAACGCAAACAATGCAATGGGCATTTTTATCCTCAAAAAGTAAGTTTCAGTGCGTGCATTGTGCAGATTGTTTTCGTTGCGAAAAACAGCAATAATAACAAAATACCTTTGTGATTATTGATAAAGTAAAAGCTAAATGAGCGTAAGTGCTAAAACCGAAGATATAGAAGCGTTTGTTGTCGTAGTAGATGCAGGCAGCTTTTCTCGCGCCGCTGAATTGCTGGGCCAGCAGGTAGCAAAAGTTTCTCGCGCTGTGGCGCGTTTAGAAGGCGTGCTTAATGTTACCCTACTTAACCGTACCACCCGCCGACTGGAGCTAACCGAAGAAGGTGTAGTCTACCTACAGTACGCCCGCGACAGTGTGAACTTACTAGAAAAAGGCGAAGAAGCGTTACGGCTGCTAAACCAAAAACCTTCTGGGTTATTAAGAGTAGATGCTGCAAGCCCTTTTGTGCTGCATCAGTTAACCCCATTAATAGGTGGATTCCGTGAGGCATATCCAGAGATAAAACTCGATATCACCAGTCACGATAATATTATTGATTTGCTTGAACACAAAACTGATATTGCCATTCGGATTGGCGCCTTAAACGATTCTAATTTGCATGCCAAAACCTTGGGGCGAAGTGCACTTCATTTGGTGGCGAGCCCAGCCTATTTAGCAAGTTCTAATATTGATGTGTCTATAACGTCATTGGGCGAACATCGACTCATTGGCTTTTCCAGTGGCGCTAGCTTGAACCGCTGGCCTTTATCAGAAGAGGTAAAACTTAATTTCGATTTAAAAGCATCCAGCGGGGAAACCATCAGGCAGCTTTGTTTAGCAGATCAAGGCATTGCCCTACTGTCGCACTTTATGGTGGCAGACGATTTAGAAAACGGTAAACTTGTCAGCGTATTAGGCGAGCACTTACTTACACCAAACAATCGAGAGCCCGTGCAAGCGGTGTACTACCGAAACAGTGCAGTGTCGTCACGTATCTCGGCTTTTTTAGATTTTATACAGCCACGTCTCAAGCTGTAGCGACTTGTTTATTGGCCCAGTTTATTTGGTTTGACCAGGCACCTTGGATATCAATTTCTTTAGTGCCGACTTTGGCAACGCGTTGAGGGTAAGTGCACAAAGCATTACAGTGGCGCCAACAATCACCATGGGCAGCAAGGTTTCACCTAGTAACAGTACCGAGCTTACGTAACCAATGATTGGCGTAAGCGTGCTAATAAGTACGATGCGCTCAGGCGGAAGCTTAGGCCCTGCAGACACCATAAGACCAAAACCCAACCCAGTAGCGATTGGTCCAATGTAAGATAGTGACAACCAACCTCGCGCCCCGTATTCAGCAAAGTTGGGGACACCCTCAATAGCACAGGCAATTGCTAGCATTACTACTCCAGCCAATGCAAATTGCCAGAACACCGCATCAATAACACTACCATGCCATTTGTGAAATGAAACACGCCTTATCGACACGGCCCACAATCCCGAAGCTAATAGCATGCCAAACAAAGGTAACCAAGCACCAGGCTGGCCCGACGCGAATAATATTAAGCCAACGCCAATTGTAGAGATACTCGTCAGTAAAAAACGTTTTGCTGCAGGTCGCTGTCGATACCACACGGTATCAATCACCAGCATCCACAGTGGTGTGGTGTAAATTAAAATACTCGCGGTACCGGCAGGAATGTACTGCAGGCAAACCGTGATTAACCCCATAGAGCCAATGAACTGCACCAAGGCTACCGTAAAGATAACCGCGCGATCGGGCCGTGAAAAAGTAGGTAATCGTTTTTTGGTGATAAACACAAACAAGGCGATAACAGGCAAGGCAAATAATAACCTAAGTGTCACCATCCAATACGCACTTACGGAATCTAAACCTAGCTTCATTGCTGGCCAACTTAAGCCTAAGCACAACACTGAAACAAACAGCATTTTAATGCCTTTTGCTTGAACTGACGGAGGAGGCAACGCAGAAGACATATTCAATACCTATAAAATGAAAAAGCATGCGCTATTTCACAAAAAATAAGACAGTAAGTGACATTTCACTTAGCCGCGCAATATACGCGAATAACCTGAAACCGGATATAGACCTTAACGACGTAATTAGGCGCCTTATCGCGCATAAAGGACAAGGGAAATAAAGGTTAAACTAAGGTAATAATATTGCCACAGACAATAGTTTGCGTTGCCCTTGTTGAATGGGCGTAACACTATGACTGTACAAATCAGGCCGAAAGAAATAAACACGGTTAAATAAGTTAAAAATAACCTTGTCGGCACAAAACACCCCACCTACTTTTGGCTGCTTTAATACCACATTAAACTTATAGTATTTCCCTTCGCTTACAGGGTCGTTATGTCTCATTACCCGATGACCTTCAGGATAGGTCACAAGATTAATGGCAAACCGTTTAAATCGCACAATCTCCCGATTGATAACCTTTGGCATTTATCCTCTTTAGTTAGTTTTTAACAACGTAAACATTGAATGTTATTGTCTCAGAGAACAGGAGTAGACTGATAGTGCGCGGGTAGATCGAGAAGGTATAACTTGTGCGATTGCGTGTTTAGTTTAGCTTCTTGGGTTTAAAGCGAGGCTTTCATTATTTTAGCATCTTCTTTGCCGTTAGCGGTTTGATAATAGCTTTTTCTTACTTCGATATGCTCAAAACCGGTATGTTCGTAAAGGTTGATTGCCCCAATATTACTGGCGCGAACCTCTAACCACATTGAGGTCATTTCGTTGTGCTGGGCGTGTTGTTTTACGTACTCCACTAAAGCCCGCCCTATCCCTTCTTGGCGACAACGCTTATCTACCGCAATATCCATCAAGGTAGCTTCATCAACCACTTCAAGTACCAATGCGTATCCCACTACTTGATCATCTTTTATAGCAAGGGCACCGAAATAGGGAGCCGTAGTGCAATCAGCAAACGTTGCAAAAGACCAAGGTTTAAATTGGGAGGCTTCGTGAATACCGTGGGCTTGCGCTAAAGCACTTTGACAACTTGTATCTGAAACTAATTGGATATGCAAAATAGGTCAACCGAGTGAGGGAATTTAACGTGCTTCTGGCGATTTTACATTGTTGGGCAAAGCACAAAGCATTTTCCACAGCTGCTTTTGCATCGCTGCCGTCAGTAAGTGAGGCGCTGACGGTATAACAATGCCACCGTTAGTTACTGCTACGTCTTGCCCTAGCTTCACCTGAGTACTGGTGAAGGGTAATTGAAGATAAGCGAGCGCAACATCTAAATCTTGCAGCCACTGCTTGCCCTGTAAGCGCTGTGCTTGGGTTAATTCAACCATAGCAGGTGTATTTATCGAAGCAGGGTTGGACAACACATTCGATAATTGGCTGGATGATTGGCTCGAAGCATTAACAGACTTCGCTTTTGGTGCACTCTTGCTTGCAGCGCTATCTGCGTTACTACCTACCGAGCGCGGTGTCGCTGACGACGAATCACTAGCGTTCGGGCTGGTAGCTTTTGTTTGGCCAGAGGCTTTGGTTGAATCTGATGATACTTGAGCACGAAGTTGTGCCAACCGGCTTTGCTTTTCTTCATTAGAAGGCATGGCCGGTGAATGATTGCTGGTCGTTGCAAAAGAAACATTAGCAGAGGGCTTATTCTCAACATCAGTCGCAACCGAGTTCGTGTTTTCAACTTGCAGCGATGACTGGTTCACCCAGACAGGGATCCCCATTTCTTGCAACACAGCACGCTGAAAAGTAGAAAGCGACATAAAAATCCAACCTCGTTTAATTACTTAACATTGTATAGCAACGCGATTAAAAATGGCAACGCGAATAAAAATGGCAGATACAGAATGACTAACTTGCTGAGTTTAACTTAGCTTAAGAAGAATAAATAATGATAAAAATTGAATTTAGAAAACAAGAAGGGAAAGTGGCAGGGGTGGAGGGACTCGAACCCCCAACCATCGGTTTTGGAGACCGCTGTTCTACCAATTCGAACTACACCCCTAGCGCGCTGTGCATTATACGGATGACATATAAAAGGTAAAGCATTTTTCTACTACCTTATGCACTACCGCTTATTAAACAAACAAAGCGCTGTGAAAACAAACAAAAAGCGTATTTTAGCCAGCGTTTTGCTTGGTTGCCTCAAGCGCAGCCAGCCATAAATCGTTAGTTACGTTAACGATTTCCATGTGAAGTTGAACTTGCGATAAGACCTCATCTTCATCTTTACCTACTTCTTTTGCATAGGCGATGGCTAATGCCTGTGTTTGCGCTTCACTCATTGCGTTTATCTTTGCACACCCAGCCACATCGAAATAGCGATTACCCATGGCTGAGTATTCCCAGTCAACAATGAAAGGCGTTGAGTCACGTACCACATGATGAGCAAGTAGGTCGTTGTGACACAGCACATAGTCTTCTGTGCTACCTTCACTTTTCACTAAACTTGCCCGAAGTTGGATAGCGCGGTCGAAAAGCGCATCGCCTTCTTTCAATCCAGCGGAGTGCATATAGTGCAACCAACGAGAAAATAAATTGAGAGGTCTAGCGGTGATAGGCAGGGCGTGGACACGGGCAAGTACTGATGCCAACGCTTCGGGAGAACGAATACTGGGATGAGGATCAGTTTCCTCCTCCCATTGCTCTACCCAAATTAATTCATCATCGCTTAACCAAATAGGCTTTGGTGCAATGCCTCGCTCAGCAAGTTGCTGTTGCAATACAAATTGATGGAATCTGTCGATGCCGCTAAATGCATCTTCCCCCACCCATTTGACAGCAAACCCACGATTATCATCTTTAAGATGATACACCTGATTCACTATGCCAGCGGGGTGACGTTCCACTGTAGCTGAATCAGATAAATTAAGTGCTTCTTTCAAAAGCGGAATGATAGTTTCCGGTTTCATCTTGCTTATTCCATTGCGCTAACCATTGTAGATACCCAAAAATCGAGAATCCTACATACCCAAGGAACAAGCATGCTGATAATGCCATCCCCACTTGAAAGTATAGAAAGGCGGAGGCCAAATTAATAAAGAACCAGTAAATCCAATTTTGTAAAACTTTATGCGCCACCATAAAAGTGGTAATTACACTCAAAAGATGGATACTCGCATCGAGTAGTAGATGATCACTATTAAATTGGGAAGTGACTAATTTAGATAATCCCCACGCACAGCACAACAGCACAGGGACTATTGTAAGATGTATCCATAGCGGCCATGAACGCACTGGCTTTTCTGTGCCTTCATCCCCACCTTTCGTCCATTGATAGTAACCGTAGCCCGCCATTATCATATAGAAAAAATTCAGCATGGATTGAAACGGTAACGTCACCTGCCAAAACAGCCAGGTATAGATAGCCGTGCTGGCGAAGGCACAAAGCCAACACCAGCTATTCTGTTTTGCCGCAAGCAGCACATAGGCAATGGCAAGCACTACAGCCAACCATTCCAGTTTTGATGTGGCCGCTATCTGCGACAAAAATTCAGTGAAAAATGCACTCATGCTTCAGTTTTTCTGGCTTGCTTATTCGCCTGCATAGCATCGTAGTTTAGAAACTTCGCCACGAAAATAGCCTGTCCAACTTCTTCATGAGTGCGCTGCATTTCCTTACCAAGAATAGACATCACATGTCCGTAATCACCGGATACTTGCGTGCTGGTAGAAGTAGTCAATACACCAATATCACCGTAGCTATTCAAGCGATCAATAAATTGCTGAATAGGCTCAATATATTCACCTACTAATGGGTATAACGATAGCTCAACCATGACTTGCATAGCATACTCCTAGAATTGGTATTTAACGGTAACACCGAACTGTCGGCCATTACCTAATTGATAATAAGGTTCTGCAAACGCATACTCATCACGAGGGTCATTGCTAAACCCACCAAAACCTCTGGTGTAATACTCATTATCGAAGGCATTTTTAACCCACAGGCTGGTTTGCCAGTTATCAGAAAACCATACTATTTCACTGTTTACTAGTGTTGTCGAAGGGGCTTCTACGTCATGCCCATCAGAAAAACGGTAGCTATCTTTGAAATCAATATCAATGCGCCAAAGCACATCATCAGTAATGGATAGCTCACTAAATAAGTTAGCCGTGTATTCAGGTGCTTGTGCTTGGCGCTGTTTTTCAATCACAGTGCCATCGGTAAGCGTATAATCTTCAAAAGTTGCATCTAGGTAGCCCAAACTCATGTTCATGGTCCAGTTTTCATCTACCAGCCAACTTAACTCTAGCTCAGCACCTTTGTTAGTGCCTATATCTGCATTGTCTATAATGTCGATAAAATCAGCGGTACCATCTTCGCGTATTTGAACATCAAAATTACTTACTTGCGTATCGTCCCTGTCCATATAGAAAAGGGCGGCTCGCATGGTAACTTCAGGCACCAATAAAGGCCCTTTTACACCAAGCTCGTAGTTCCAGTTATATTCTTCATCAAAGAATCGCTGCTCATCTGATACGCGTTCGTCAGGGTTATACCCTGCCCCTTTGTAGCCGCGAGAAATACTGGCGTAGTAAAAGTGGTTTTCACCTGTGTATTGCAATGCCACTTTACCGCCAGTCATCGTAGTATCATGACTACTTTCAAGGCCATTGTTATCTGAGTAATCAAAACCGTAGTTTTCGACACGTAACCCTGCCACTAACGTTAGGCTAGTGGTAAGTGTAGATTCAGTCTGTAAATATACCGCCTTGGTGGTGGGTTCATACACACTGGTAAAATCACCTGAAGCATAGGTGTATTCACGTAGCAAATCTTCTTCACTGGTTTTATAAAAAGCGCCAAGTGTCCAAGCAGTGGCACCATTGAATAACGCAGCACTGTCTGAAGATACAAACCTTACTTCTGCGGTTTGTGTGTCTACATCACGAAAATAAGCGTCAAATGAGGTATAGCCGAAAGGGTGAAAACCTTCGTAAGTCCAATCTTCGTCATATCCGTAACCGATATTATGGGAAGCGTGGGTGGCAATTAAAATAAAGTCACCGCCATTAGTGCTGGTGGTAGCTCGAGCACTCACCGCATGAGTTTGATGAGTGTCAAAACCTGGCTCATCAGATAACGTCTGATTATTGTTATCTAGCGAAAACGCATCATAACCATTGTCGATGTCATACCAACGATACGTCAGCGCCAAAGTGCTTCTTTCGTCGATATTCCCAGCAACACTTATGCGCGCTGCGGTTTCATCAAGATTATTCGTATCATCACGTTTTTGCTCGGCGCCGTCACTGTTAACTACGGTATTTTCTACAAAACCATCACTGCGGTTATGCATTAGTGCAACGCGATAACCCCAGTCCTGATTGATATCGTTGCCGGTAGCAGCTTCCACTCGATAACTGTCTTTATTGCCCGCTCTAAATTCGACGTAATCAGGGCCATCTGAACCGACTGCATTGCTGGAAAGCTTTACTGCCCCAGCCAATGCGCCAGAACCAAATAACGTGGCTTGAGGACCGCGATATACTTCTAATTGCTGGGTATCAAATAACAGCCCTGCTGCCGCTAAACCTGAGAAATCAAATTCATCCATAATAAAGCTAACAGACGGGTTAATAGGCTCTACAAATTGACTACGTTCACCGATACCGCGAATTTGAACAAAGCGGCCGCGAGAAGCGCCTGCGGCGAAGTTCACGTTCGGCACACTGTTCAGCACACTATCAATATGGGTAGGCTGGCGACTGCTTAAGCGCGTAGCGCTCATAACGGTAGCACTTGCACTTAGTTGGTCTAATACAGTTTCGCGAAAGTCTCCGCTAACGACAATACGTTCAACGTCTTCAAGTTGTGTTTCTTGCTGAGTAGTTTGTGCGCTAACTGAAAGCGATGCGGCAAGTAAAGAAAGACAAAATATAGGTTTTTGCATGGGATCTCTTATTCTTTTTTAAGAAAAAAGATCCGGGTGTACGGCAGGTGATACGACTATGTGGTCAACCATCCCTACGCCGGCATTATCCGGATCAGGTGTAAGGGTTCTCACAGTGATGATGTGAATCTCAGTCCGCGGTACGGACACCCCTTGGTATATGCGTTCGGTTTGAATACCAAATACAGCGAGGAGTCTACCAGTTACGCCAAAACCGTCAAGATATTAAACGGTTAACTTGACGTAACAATAGGCACGCTATTCGTGTTATGTAAGCTTATTTTTGTTCTTCTAATTCAAGATTAAGCTTTCGCACTTCTTCGTTAGTTTGAGACACTAGCGCCTCAAGGGTTTTACCATGGGCTGCAGGTTGACGTGATTCTGGGTCTACTTTAACGAAGACAATATCATCGGCGAAACAGATGGTTTTTTTAGTGGCTTTATTGCGCACTAGACAACTTACCGTAATCGACGTTCTACCCACGGCTTTAGTCTCAAGACCAAACTCAACAATATCACCTTGCAGTGCAGGAGACTCAAAACTAATTTCCCCAATATGTTTGGTTACCAAACAATTGGTTTCTAATTGGCAAATTGCCCAAATAGCAGCCTCTTCATCAATCCATTCAAGCGCGCGGCCGCCAAATAAAGAGTTGGCATAATTTAAGTCGTTTGGCATCACTAGACGCCGAGAAAGAAAGCGCATTCGAATTCCTTTAGATAAGTAGTTACTATAAGCAGAGAAAGTCTTAATTATACCGAAAAAACTCACCTATGGCGCCACCGGAATTAACTCAATGGTTGTTTAACCCTATTTATTCGCAAGCACGACATACTGAGCATCGTCGTCTACTCGTGCTTTCTGGTGAATACGAGTGGGTAAATAAGAATTTAACGTCTATTTTAAGCGATATTCCCTCCACACTTATCGTCAAAGAAGTAGGCGCTCAGAACTCACTGCTCCGTAAACATTTGTTAGGTAATGAATGCGATATCGGGGTGGTACATGCCCATCAAGGGTTCAACCCTGGAAACCTCATGGCCATTGCTGGCACCATTCGATGGGGTGGGTGTCTTATTTTATGCTGCCCTACGCTCGACTCTTGGCATTTGCACACCCGCCCTAGTCACCTGTCACATGGTTTTACTGCATCACCAAGCCTGTATATAAAAAGACTTGTCGCAAGACTAAAAAACGATGCACATGTAGCCATTTGGAGTTCCAACAACTGCCATATTCCTGATTGGGTAGCTGGTGATACCGTAGATTCGTTAAACCGGCTAAACCCGGTTACCTCTGAGAGCTCTATCAATCAGGTACTATCAGAAAACGCACACGCAACACAGCCATTAGATGGTGAGGAAACC encodes:
- the pnuC gene encoding nicotinamide riboside transporter PnuC; its protein translation is MSAFFTEFLSQIAATSKLEWLAVVLAIAYVLLAAKQNSWCWLCAFASTAIYTWLFWQVTLPFQSMLNFFYMIMAGYGYYQWTKGGDEGTEKPVRSWPLWIHLTIVPVLLCCAWGLSKLVTSQFNSDHLLLDASIHLLSVITTFMVAHKVLQNWIYWFFINLASAFLYFQVGMALSACLFLGYVGFSIFGYLQWLAQWNKQDETGNYHSAFERST
- a CDS encoding phosphotransferase — its product is MKPETIIPLLKEALNLSDSATVERHPAGIVNQVYHLKDDNRGFAVKWVGEDAFSGIDRFHQFVLQQQLAERGIAPKPIWLSDDELIWVEQWEEETDPHPSIRSPEALASVLARVHALPITARPLNLFSRWLHYMHSAGLKEGDALFDRAIQLRASLVKSEGSTEDYVLCHNDLLAHHVVRDSTPFIVDWEYSAMGNRYFDVAGCAKINAMSEAQTQALAIAYAKEVGKDEDEVLSQVQLHMEIVNVTNDLWLAALEATKQNAG
- the rimI gene encoding ribosomal protein S18-alanine N-acetyltransferase, with translation MHIQLVSDTSCQSALAQAHGIHEASQFKPWSFATFADCTTAPYFGALAIKDDQVVGYALVLEVVDEATLMDIAVDKRCRQEGIGRALVEYVKQHAQHNEMTSMWLEVRASNIGAINLYEHTGFEHIEVRKSYYQTANGKEDAKIMKASL
- a CDS encoding YkoF family thiamine/hydroxymethylpyrimidine-binding protein, whose protein sequence is MQVMVELSLYPLVGEYIEPIQQFIDRLNSYGDIGVLTTSTSTQVSGDYGHVMSILGKEMQRTHEEVGQAIFVAKFLNYDAMQANKQARKTEA
- a CDS encoding DMT family transporter gives rise to the protein MSSALPPPSVQAKGIKMLFVSVLCLGLSWPAMKLGLDSVSAYWMVTLRLLFALPVIALFVFITKKRLPTFSRPDRAVIFTVALVQFIGSMGLITVCLQYIPAGTASILIYTTPLWMLVIDTVWYRQRPAAKRFLLTSISTIGVGLILFASGQPGAWLPLFGMLLASGLWAVSIRRVSFHKWHGSVIDAVFWQFALAGVVMLAIACAIEGVPNFAEYGARGWLSLSYIGPIATGLGFGLMVSAGPKLPPERIVLISTLTPIIGYVSSVLLLGETLLPMVIVGATVMLCALTLNALPKSALKKLISKVPGQTK
- a CDS encoding TonB-dependent receptor, with the translated sequence MQKPIFCLSLLAASLSVSAQTTQQETQLEDVERIVVSGDFRETVLDQLSASATVMSATRLSSRQPTHIDSVLNSVPNVNFAAGASRGRFVQIRGIGERSQFVEPINPSVSFIMDEFDFSGLAAAGLLFDTQQLEVYRGPQATLFGSGALAGAVKLSSNAVGSDGPDYVEFRAGNKDSYRVEAATGNDINQDWGYRVALMHNRSDGFVENTVVNSDGAEQKRDDTNNLDETAARISVAGNIDERSTLALTYRWYDIDNGYDAFSLDNNNQTLSDEPGFDTHQTHAVSARATTSTNGGDFILIATHASHNIGYGYDEDWTYEGFHPFGYTSFDAYFRDVDTQTAEVRFVSSDSAALFNGATAWTLGAFYKTSEEDLLREYTYASGDFTSVYEPTTKAVYLQTESTLTTSLTLVAGLRVENYGFDYSDNNGLESSHDTTMTGGKVALQYTGENHFYYASISRGYKGAGYNPDERVSDEQRFFDEEYNWNYELGVKGPLLVPEVTMRAALFYMDRDDTQVSNFDVQIREDGTADFIDIIDNADIGTNKGAELELSWLVDENWTMNMSLGYLDATFEDYTLTDGTVIEKQRQAQAPEYTANLFSELSITDDVLWRIDIDFKDSYRFSDGHDVEAPSTTLVNSEIVWFSDNWQTSLWVKNAFDNEYYTRGFGGFSNDPRDEYAFAEPYYQLGNGRQFGVTVKYQF
- a CDS encoding 2OG-Fe(II) oxygenase — translated: MPKVINREIVRFKRFAINLVTYPEGHRVMRHNDPVSEGKYYKFNVVLKQPKVGGVFCADKVIFNLFNRVYFFRPDLYSHSVTPIQQGQRKLLSVAILLP